One window from the genome of Haliaeetus albicilla chromosome 26, bHalAlb1.1, whole genome shotgun sequence encodes:
- the KYAT1 gene encoding kynurenine--oxoglutarate transaminase 1 isoform X2, translating into MSRLVQARRLEGIDKNIWVEFVKLAATYATVNLGQGFPDFPPPDFLKEAFVRALSGENHMLHQYTRAFGHPPLVKILAQFFGKLLGRDLDPMTNVMVTVGAYQALFCCFQAFVDEGDEVIIIEPFFDCYEPMVKMAGGTPVFVPLRPKAPKAGKLMSSADWQLDPAELASKFSERTKAIVLNSPNNPLGKVFSRGELELIADLCEKHDILCISDEVYEWLVYDGKEHIRIASLQGMWDRTVMIGSAGKTFSATGWKVGWTVGPNRLLQHLRTVHQNSVYHCATIAQEAVAQGFQREIELYGKPDSYLVQLPKMLQQKRDWLVQSLDAVGMKPIIPEGTYFLVADISEFKSDVPDVPDSDEPCDYRFAKWMVKNKGLAAIPLSSFYCGAHKNNYNHFIRFCFAKEEATLKAANDILQKWKREKTSP; encoded by the exons ATGTCAAGGCTGGTGCAAGCTCGGAGGTTGGAGGGAATAGATAAGAATATCTG gGTGGAGTTTGTAAAACTGGCTGCCACCTACGCTACGGTGAACCTGGGCCAGGGCTTCCCCGACTTCCCCCCACCGGACTTTCTGAAGGAGGCATTCGTGAGAGCCCTCAGTGGGGAGAACCACATGCTGCACCAGTACACCCGTGCCTTT GGCCACCCTCCTCTGGTGAAGATCCTAGCCCAGTTTTTTGGGAAGCTGCTTGGACGAGACCTGGATCCTATGACCAATGTGATGGTGACGGTGGGGGCATACCAGGcccttttctgctgcttccaggCTTTCGTTGATGAAGGTGATGAG GTGATAATCATTGAGCCCTTCTTTGACTGCTATGAGCCAATGGTGAAAATGGCTGGTGGGACGCCTGTGTTTGTCCCGCTGAGACCG AAAGCTCCAAAAGCGGGAAAATTGATGTCTAGTGCAGACTGGCAGCTGGACCCAGCTGAACTGGCTTCTAAATTCAGTGAACGGACAAAAGCCATCGTCCTGAACTCACCCAACAATCCTCTGGGCAAG GTATTCAGCCGAGGGGAGCTGGAGCTCATTGCAGACCTGTGTGAGAAGCATGACATCCTGTGCATCAGCGATGAAGTGTACGAGTGGCTGGTCTATGATGGGAAGGAGCATATCCGCATCG CCAGCTTGCAAGGGATGTGGGACCGCACGGTGATGATTGGGAGTGCTGGGAAGACCTTCAGTGCCACTGGATGGAAG GTGGGCTGGACCGTGGGACCCAACCGGCTGCTGCAGCACCTCCGTACTGTGCACCAAAACTCAGTGTACCACTGTGCCACAATTGCCCAG GAGGCTGTGGCTCAGGGTTTCCAGAGGGAGATCGAGCTTTACGGGAAACCAGACAGCTACTTAGTCCAACTACCCAAGATGCTGCAGCAGAAGAGAGACTGGCTGGTCCAGAGCCTGGATGCTGTGGGGATGAAACCCATCATCCCTGAGGGCACCTACTTCTTGGTGGCAGACATCTCTGAGTTCA AATCCGATGTCCCTGACGTCCCCGACTCCGACGAGCCCTGTGACTACAGATTTGCAAAGTGGATGGTCAAGAACAAG GGACTTGCTGCCATCCCGCTCTCCTCTTTCTACTGTGGGGCCCACAAGAACAACTACAACCATTTCATCCGGTTCTGCTTTGCAAAG GAGGAAGCGACCCTGAAGGCGGCAAACGACATATTGCAAAAATGGAAACGGGAGAAAACTAGTCCCTGA
- the KYAT1 gene encoding kynurenine--oxoglutarate transaminase 1 isoform X1, translating into MLRRAGPSLRHFLLERKSSAGYSSYAREAKMSRLVQARRLEGIDKNIWVEFVKLAATYATVNLGQGFPDFPPPDFLKEAFVRALSGENHMLHQYTRAFGHPPLVKILAQFFGKLLGRDLDPMTNVMVTVGAYQALFCCFQAFVDEGDEVIIIEPFFDCYEPMVKMAGGTPVFVPLRPKAPKAGKLMSSADWQLDPAELASKFSERTKAIVLNSPNNPLGKVFSRGELELIADLCEKHDILCISDEVYEWLVYDGKEHIRIASLQGMWDRTVMIGSAGKTFSATGWKVGWTVGPNRLLQHLRTVHQNSVYHCATIAQEAVAQGFQREIELYGKPDSYLVQLPKMLQQKRDWLVQSLDAVGMKPIIPEGTYFLVADISEFKSDVPDVPDSDEPCDYRFAKWMVKNKGLAAIPLSSFYCGAHKNNYNHFIRFCFAKEEATLKAANDILQKWKREKTSP; encoded by the exons ATGCTCAGGAGAGCAGGACCGTCTCTGCGTCACTTCTTGCTGGAGAGGAAGAGCAGCGCTGGATATAGCTCATACGCCAGGGAG GCAAAAATGTCAAGGCTGGTGCAAGCTCGGAGGTTGGAGGGAATAGATAAGAATATCTG gGTGGAGTTTGTAAAACTGGCTGCCACCTACGCTACGGTGAACCTGGGCCAGGGCTTCCCCGACTTCCCCCCACCGGACTTTCTGAAGGAGGCATTCGTGAGAGCCCTCAGTGGGGAGAACCACATGCTGCACCAGTACACCCGTGCCTTT GGCCACCCTCCTCTGGTGAAGATCCTAGCCCAGTTTTTTGGGAAGCTGCTTGGACGAGACCTGGATCCTATGACCAATGTGATGGTGACGGTGGGGGCATACCAGGcccttttctgctgcttccaggCTTTCGTTGATGAAGGTGATGAG GTGATAATCATTGAGCCCTTCTTTGACTGCTATGAGCCAATGGTGAAAATGGCTGGTGGGACGCCTGTGTTTGTCCCGCTGAGACCG AAAGCTCCAAAAGCGGGAAAATTGATGTCTAGTGCAGACTGGCAGCTGGACCCAGCTGAACTGGCTTCTAAATTCAGTGAACGGACAAAAGCCATCGTCCTGAACTCACCCAACAATCCTCTGGGCAAG GTATTCAGCCGAGGGGAGCTGGAGCTCATTGCAGACCTGTGTGAGAAGCATGACATCCTGTGCATCAGCGATGAAGTGTACGAGTGGCTGGTCTATGATGGGAAGGAGCATATCCGCATCG CCAGCTTGCAAGGGATGTGGGACCGCACGGTGATGATTGGGAGTGCTGGGAAGACCTTCAGTGCCACTGGATGGAAG GTGGGCTGGACCGTGGGACCCAACCGGCTGCTGCAGCACCTCCGTACTGTGCACCAAAACTCAGTGTACCACTGTGCCACAATTGCCCAG GAGGCTGTGGCTCAGGGTTTCCAGAGGGAGATCGAGCTTTACGGGAAACCAGACAGCTACTTAGTCCAACTACCCAAGATGCTGCAGCAGAAGAGAGACTGGCTGGTCCAGAGCCTGGATGCTGTGGGGATGAAACCCATCATCCCTGAGGGCACCTACTTCTTGGTGGCAGACATCTCTGAGTTCA AATCCGATGTCCCTGACGTCCCCGACTCCGACGAGCCCTGTGACTACAGATTTGCAAAGTGGATGGTCAAGAACAAG GGACTTGCTGCCATCCCGCTCTCCTCTTTCTACTGTGGGGCCCACAAGAACAACTACAACCATTTCATCCGGTTCTGCTTTGCAAAG GAGGAAGCGACCCTGAAGGCGGCAAACGACATATTGCAAAAATGGAAACGGGAGAAAACTAGTCCCTGA
- the SPOUT1 gene encoding putative methyltransferase C9orf114 homolog, translating into MADSSAAKRPKGAQAEERKVDWRRWKQERKAEKKKWKEMKLLKKLEKQRMRELAEKQAEKQKEEQKEDKGRHYTLSVALPGSILNNAQSLELRTYLAGQIARACAVFCVDEIIVFDEDGEDVKSVEGDFEGIGRRGKACVQLARILQYLECPQYLRKSFFPKHEDLQFAGLLNPLDSPHHMRVDEDSEYREGVVLDRPTKPGRGSFVNCGMRKEVQIDRQLNPGLRVTVRLEEPQKPEAKVRKGTVVSSHHPRTVSGLYWGYSVRLASCLSAVFSECPFKEGYDLSIGTSERGSSVDQVALPSFRHALVVFGGLEGLEAGLDVDPNLDVTDPSVLFDFYLNTCPSQGSRTIRTEEALLISLSALRPHINEAVKTPSDSCGKENH; encoded by the exons ATGGCGGACAGCAGCGCGGCCAAGCGGCCCAAAGGGGCGCAg GCTGAGGAGAGGAAGGTGGACTGGCGGCGCTGGAAGCAGGAGA GGAAAGCggagaagaaaaaatggaaggaaatgaagctactgaagaaactggaaaaacagCGGATGCGGGAGCTGGCAGAAAAACAagctgagaagcagaaggaagagcagaaggaagacaAAG GGCGTCACTACACGCTGAGCGTAGCCCTGCCAGGCTCTATCTTGAACAACGCCCAGTCGCTGGAGCTGCGGACATACCTTGCTGGACAGATTGCTCGGGCCTGTGCCGTCTTCTGTGTGGATGAGATCATAGTGTTTGATGAGGATGGAGAAGATGTAAA gaGTGTGGAGGGGGACTTTGAAGGAATTGGGAGGAGAGGCAAGGCTTGCGTGCAGCTGGCTCGGATCCTGCAGTACCTGGAGTGCCCCCA GTACTTGCGGAAatccttttttccaaaacatgaGGATCTGCAGTTTGCAG GGCTTCTCAACCCCCTGGACAGCCCCCACCACATGCGGGTGGATGAGGATTCAGAGTACCGAGAAGGCGTAGTATTGGACAGGCCAACTAAGCCAGGCAGAGGCTCTTTTGTTAACTGTGGGATGAGGAAG GAGGTGCAGATTGACAGACAGCTGAACCCCGGTCTGCGAGTCACTGTGCGCCTGGAGGAACCCCAGAAGCCAG AAGCTAAAGTGCGGAAAGGCACCGTGGTGTCCTCACACCACCCTCGGACAGTCTCAGGCTTGTACTGGGGTTACAGTGTCCGCCTTGCCTCCTGCCTGA GTGCTGTCTTTTCAGAGTGCCCATTCAAGGAAGGCTACGATCTCTCTATTGGCACCTCAGAGCGGGGCAGCTCTGTGGACCAGGTCGCTCTCCCCTCCTTCAG GCATGCCCTTGTTGTCTTTGGAGGTCTTGAGGGCTTGGAAGCTGGGCTTGACGTGGACCCCAACCTGGATGTCACTGACCCAAGTGTCTTATTTGACTTCTACCTAAACACTTGTCCCAGCCAAGGCAGCAGAACCATCCGGACAGAG GAAGCACTGCTGATCTCTCTGTCTGCGCTGAGACCCCACATCAATGAGGCTGTGAAGACACCCAGCGACAGTTGTGGGAAGGAAAACCACTGA
- the ENDOG gene encoding endonuclease G, mitochondrial: protein MLRGWESGTRGWAAGAGAGAGRPREVAVVSHPRKYFCTFSFEPLCRGPSFNAVLSFVLIKWFLCTPVPQTLLSPPPPPGPGGVAAAPRRPLALKAAMLPLLRALSSCQATARLSVGRSCGPSARTMLRGRWLLPGASLALGAGLGAALTARRRAEGREAEGLLGRLPVVPAVAAAAGPPALPGSGRTELTKYGLPGLAQLRSRESYVLCYDPRSRSALWVIEQLNRETLSGTSDRAACDFQEDDSVHEYHRATNADYRGSGFDRGHLAAAANHKWSQKAMRDTFYLSNIAPQDPHLNQNAWNNLEKYSRSLAKNNKNVYVCTGPLYLPRMEADGKMYVKYQVIGKNNVAVPTHFFKVLILEKESGEIELRSYVMPNSPVDEKIPLERFLVPIESIERASGLLFVPNILKRTGNLKAITAGNKR from the exons ATGCTGCGGGGCTGGGAGAGCGGTACCCGCGGGTGggcggccggggctggggccggggcgggccgtCCCCGGGAGGTCGCCGTCGTGTCCCATccccgaaagtatttttgtacTTTCTCCTTCGAGCCCCTCTGTCGGGGCCCCTCGTTTAATGCTGTTCTCTCCTTTGTCCTAataaaatggtttctttgcacaCCGGTGCCGCAGACGCTTCtgtcgccgccgccgccgccgggtcccgggggggtggcggcggccccgcggcgccCTCTCGCCCTTAAAGCGGCGATGCTCCCGCTCCTGCGGGCCCTGTCTTCCTGCCAAGCCACGGCCCGTTTAAGCGTCGGCCGCTCCTGCGGCCCAAGCGCACGGACCATGCTGCGGGGCCGGTGGCTGCTGCCCGGCGCTTCCCTGGCCCTgggcgcggggctgggggcggccctgaccgcccgccgccgggccgaGGGCCGTGAGGCGGAGGGGCTGCTGGGCCGCCTGCCCGTCGTACCCGccgtggcggcggcggcgggcccgcCGGCCTTGCCGGGCTCGGGGCGGACCGAGCTCACCAAGTACGGGCTGCCCGGGCTGGCGCAGCTGCGGAGCCGCGAGTCCTACGTGCTGTGCTACGATCCGCGGAGCCGCAGCGCGCTTTGGGTCATCGAGCAGCTCAACCGGGAGACGCTCAGCGGCACCTCGGACCGCGCCGCCTGCGATTTCCAAGAGGACGATTCGGTGCACGAGTATCACCGAGCTACCAACGCCGACTACCGCGGCAGCGGCTTCGACCGCGGGCACCTGGCCGCCGCCGCTAACCACAAGTGGAGCCAGAAAGCCATGCGGGACACCTTCTACCTCAGCAACATCGCCCCGCAG GATCCTCATTTAAACCAGAATGCCTGGAATAACCTCGAGAAGTACAGCAGAAGCTTGGCAAAGAACAACAAGAACGTCTACGTCTGCACAGGACCCCTTTACCTGCCCAG GATGGAGGCCGATGGGAAGATGTACGTCAAGTACCAGGTTATTGGGAAGAACAATGTGGCCGTTCCCACCCATTTCTTCAAGGTGCTCATCTTGGAGAAGGAGAGCGGGGAGATTGAGTTGCGCTCTTACGTGATGCCCAACAGCCCTGTGGATGAGAAAATCCCCCTGGAACGCTTCCTGGTTCCCATTGAAAGCATTGAGCGAGCCTCAGGGCTCCTCTTTGTCCCAAACATCTTGAAGAGAACAGGTAACTTGAAAGCCATCACAGCTGGAAACAAGCGTTGA